A window of Carassius gibelio isolate Cgi1373 ecotype wild population from Czech Republic chromosome A3, carGib1.2-hapl.c, whole genome shotgun sequence genomic DNA:
CCCAGTGGCCCCTGACCTTCATAACAGCTCACTCTCCATAAAATAGGCAGCTCAAAGAGCTGACACACAGCCTTTCCTATTCTTGAGCCATTCAAACCTCTTTAAAATGATCTAATAAGGTTCTGGATTCCGCAGTCGTCCTTCGTAATTGgtttaaaagtctttaaaaagAATTCCAAATGCCATCGCCATGGGAACACTGTCGAAATGCCCCTAGTTACACAGACAACTGCATGTGGTGGAATTGATTCTAAATTCTAACGATATAAAACTCAGAGTGGAACGATGTGAGGAGATTCTAGGTCGCCATGTTTTGTGATGTTTCGCTATGCCCTCCAGTGGAGGTGCATATGtgcattcgtgtgtgtgtgtgtgtgtgtgtgtgtgagtgtctctgtGATGAACGTTGTCTTTCGGTGTGCTGAAGTGATTGTGATGGCCCCTGGGTGACCTCTCGATTTGAGACTACCAGTTTGTTCAGAGGCTGTTGGGTTGGACCTCAAGTAAGGAGTGTGTTGCGCCATAAGGCAAGGTTGCAACCAAATGTAGAGCCAGGAAACCGTAATCAAAGTTCTAGAAAATGCTTACATATTTGGCTATTATAACCACcttaaatgttgaatatatagttatatcataatatatataagaGAACACTGTTTAATAATtttcctcttaaaaaaaaaaaaaaagatttaaatcacTGATTCAAAATGCCCAAGTGTAAAAAAGTGACTACATCCTCTGAAGCCAGACAGGAGAGTAACGGGGGCAAGATTTCGGGTAAATTGCACATATTTGATTAACTTTGAACTTTTGATTTTCCTTTCATTGACTAGTTCTCTTACTTTGcctgaattaaattaaatctctGCAGACATTCTCTGTCACATTCGTTAGACTGTCCCTCCTCAAGGATTTCCCCAGCTCTGCCTCGCAACTCTGCTAATTCAATTCAGGCAAATGCTGGCACGGACAAGCATGTTGtgtgaagagaaaagaaaaatgactCTACTTGTGTATTTTTGCTCATAATaactaaacgtgtgtgtgtgtgtatgtgtgtgtcgaatgtgtgttagagagagactCAGTCCAGGCCCATGTAAAGTGAATGTACAGGGAGCTCAGTAGCTCCCCCTGCATGTTAAAGAGCAGTAGTGACTAGGCCTTCCTTCAAGCCTTGTGCTGCTTGCTGGTCTTGAAGGAGACCTGCAGCACCCGGTCGCCCAGGCGGTAGCCGTTCAGGCTGGCGATAGCCATTGCTGCCTCGTCGTAGTTGGTCATGGTGACAAAGCCAAAGCCCTTACATTTGTTGGTGGTGAAGTCACGGATGACCTTGACGTTTGTGACGGCGCCGAACGGTCCGAAGAGCTGCCACAGGACGCTTTCGTCGGCTTCTGGGGACAGGTTGTAGACGAAGATGCACCAGCCGGCTCCGGTGGGCCCGGTCAGGTTGACGCCGGCTAGACTGGTCATGCTGTCAATGGTTATGGGGGAGAATCTGGGGACGAAAGAAGGAGAGCTACCATGGGTGTCATTCTGAAGTTCAGCACAGCGTGCCTCTCATTAACACATGTTCCTGCCATTATGGACTCTTTGAGGACCGGACACTCGATCTCCACAGCCTTAAAtaggtaaacaaaaacaaaacaaaaaaaaaactattgtattaACTAGGATGACCAAACCAAACTCTAGTCCCTGTTTGAAATAGGACAGAATTCACAATGTCCAACAAAATCACGATACTTAGCAAAACAGAAACCTAGAGAGGGATGAAGGCAAATCAGAAACAAATCAATGGAAAATTTGAACGAACAAAGGAGACGCAAACAGAATCTTGTATGTCCATGCTGGtggaaaaaatacattaaagcaaccaaaactgaaaatataataaagttaGTTCAATACAGAAATACATACAAATCAGTTCAATCAAGGAATCAACCAAAAGAACAAAAAGGTGCAACAAAGCCATGCCAGAATGTCCTGCTGTGATATCAGCTACGTCAGTCTACACTACTAAGTGTTTTCTCAAATCTGTTATGGTAATGCTAAAGTCAGCAGGCGTTATTCTGGGCACTTTGTTTGAGCTTGTTTAGGCATGGATGCTTTTGAAAGGACACCTTTTTTTGGAAATTACCTCTTGACTCCATAGCTGGCGTTTAGTAAATTGTCGAGTCTGCAATGCAAGAGGGAGAGTGACGGAGGTGAAGATATTAGTTGCATAATCCAACAACGAGCAAAGAGTTTTCAAGCAGCAACTTCAGCCACCAGGGGGAGCTCTTTACTGGGCACAGCATCCACCAATCAGCAGGCGGCGGCTGGCCCatcacactgatgcagtgcttaCAAAGCCCTCGGGCGATGGTCTGAGAGTACTGCGATGAATTCTTGTGAATGCATCCATGCCGTGACTGAGTCACATGCAGTGTTTTCTCTCTAAGCAGGGCCAGTTCTTTTAAAAATTTACGCACTGCCTCAGACTCATTGTGATTTGTCAAAATCCCCCTGATGGTGTGAACGTGCTGCTGTTTAAAGGAAAACCGTCAGAGGAAGAGTAGGGAGCGTTAGGGGTGTGGGCTGTAGGTGGGAGCAGTACCTGAAGCGCTGAGTCTGGTGGTGCAGAGGGCCAGTGAAGCGGCGAGCAGCTGTCTGGTAAAGCTGGGTAAGCAAGGCCTGTCCCGTTTTCTGACTGGGATTGTTGGCGAACTTCACGGTGATGGGTTCGGCGGCGCCCAGCGGCTTTTGACCATTCAGGCCTTTGATGGCTTCCTCGGCCTCATTTCTTTTGTCAAACCGGATGAAGCCTACTCCGCGCGATATACCTGCTCCAAACAGAAGGCAAGGCAATGTTAGCACCGTCACACTAATGAATGGCagataagatttatttatttattattaaaatgcacGGATGAATAATGCATTATTCTGAATTTCAATAGGCATATTTGACATTACTTGAGGTTGTACTGTTTTAATTTgatctatttaaataaaaaagcatttctaattttaattttatttagtttcatttagttGAACCTAAcatataactaaaactaaaacatataGCTTCTTTTTTGCGTCACAGCCAGAGCTTAAAATAGATTTGTAATCCTCCCCCAGGGTCCCTACGCTGTTAGTGGAAGTGAGGTAACGTTTACCTGTGACCTGGTCTACCAGGATGCGTGAGGTGATGATCCTTCCATACTGGGAAAACAACTGCTCCATGTCTTTCTGACTCATGGTTTTGGGCAGCCCGCTCACGTACAGGTTGGCATCGCGTATGGAAGCTGAGCTTGGTCTGGCATAGGACACCtacattgcacacacacacacacacacaaaacaaggagCTGCGGTTTAGGATTtcttttaatagaaatattaagaAGCATGCATCAAGACAGCTGTGACAGTCCTAAAACTCTCAGCAGTGCAAACTTTCAAGTGTAGTCGAAGCAGATATGTCACAGCACTGCTACGCTCAAAGGCGAGACATCCGCCCACTCTCTCTCATCCCTCCTTCCTTGAAATCCACGTCTCTTACTTCACTCGAACCAAACCTGGTTCCCTTATTAAACACTACTTCAGCTTCACTCTGCTCCTGACAGCAGAAACACGAGCCCACTCTCACATTCACTCCCCCCATCCCTACCCCACCCAAATGAATCAACACCCTCTATGCTGATTTGAGACCAGCTCCCTCAGGGAGTCGTGAGGAAAATTTGATATCATGGGCTGTTGTTCTAGCCAGTGATTTTCCATAAGACAGCAGTATTTAGAACCTGTTCCGCTTCGGGACGtgtcatgtatttatgtatttattttgacgTTTTATATTCCTTTCTATATTTCCTAAAAGTCCCCTACCGTGCCGTCTTGGTCATATTTGACATGCGAACAGATTTTTCTCatgaaatatgtatatttatgtgtttcTGGTTGGAAGGGGCTGATTTTGATTGATGgtgtcagtgtgtgtgcatgtggggTTTTTTTAGATAAAGAGATTGGCTCCCTCCTTCTCCATCTCTCCTTTGTCAAGGGGAAACTGCTCCTCTGGCAACCAGCGATATCAAGTAAACAGATTACAAGATGTCCAGCGCCCCTGACAACTCCCCAACACACGTCCTCACAAAATaccccatgaaaaaaaaaaaaaacgaaaacaaaagcaaatcaagcaaaaagcacaatatcaattCATGTTAATGTAAATGTGGCGCACTCACTTCCTGAAAACTCTGGAATATTATATTATGCTTGTTTTTGTTCAACAGTATTACAATGAATACTTCTCATTTACACTTGGACATGTTTTATCTAggatttaaatttgtattattcaatgtatttttattatatctgtGATCTATAGTTGATTTACTTTATattgcatatttaatatatacttcATATATTTTTCAGACAAATTATATTGCCatgtaatgttaataataataatatataacacaaataataatataatatgttctttttattgtttttctaaaCATTTAGAGTGACATACAGTCTTTTTAccaattgtcttttttttaccaatttacttatatattgttttattatataatttaattaactttatattgcatgtaaaatacaatacatatgttttataatttgTCTAAACATTTATAGCACCATATAGCCTTATACTCTTCATACTagtttttacatatataatttataatttatctaatataatgactttttttttccgtCTGTAACCTTTTTATTCAATAATGGGCCAAgcatttcatttctttcttttcaacACACATTTGCATACTTGAATCTGATGACCTTTATGTAAGCAATTAcagcaagagagaaaaaaaagttaatctaGGAAACTTGTTTTTATCATAAACAGGGttctattttaaatgtgtttaagccATTTTATGACGCCCAACCAAGTTGCATGTTTCGCCATGAGACCTTGGCACAATGATGTGTTTTTCCACCATATGTGTGTTTGCGTCTTGCAGGCCAGTATGACTAAGCAGCGGTATTGTTGAGGTAGGGGTGTAATTGTGCAGTGAGTGGGTGAGTGTACAGCAGAGACTAGAGGGGGGAGATGTATTGGAGGGATGGGATGCTGCCCCATAATTAACCCTCTCCCTGTCTCTCCCACAGTACAGATGGTGCCTGCAGCCCATATGGCCCCTAATCCTGTCATTGGCATTCGGCTCCTTCCTAGTCTTTGCTCCTACGCCCCGTCTCCCTCCCTCATTCACGCCCTCCCTTCCATCCTCACTATCGGCTCCTTACCTTTATAACAGTGCTGTATTGACATGGAAAATATGACATTTGCCCATCTTAAGGATTTGAGGGCAGTGGGCACACGAACGTTGTGGCAAAGCTGGATGAATGCACTGAACAAACAAGACGATTAGGACAATAGCAGTCGGACTCCGTGTTGTTTAAATAACTGCCAGTAATGTTCGCCCATGGATTGCAGTCATTATTCACCAAATAACTGTGTGCTATGGTTTCAAATTAGACTAGGGAATGAAACTGCTCTGATATGAAACATTGTCATCTTGGCCTGTCATATGATTTACATGGATATGCCTAATATGAGCACATGCAAACCTACACTAAGTCTGCGAAAGCTGCTTAACTGCTGATTCTTTGCCTTGGCTTTGATGTGTGGTGATCAGGTGGAGGAGCAGACCGACTGTTTAAATGTCATGCTTTCAGAAGCCCAGGCAGACCTTTCCCCACCCCAAACCCAGCTGAATTGGGGACAAAGAAGGCCCTAATTAGCCAAGACTGAAGGCAGATGGGGCTCTCTGTGTTGACCTCCAAGCCGCACATTGCGTCTCACTAATTACATTTCCATCACAATCAACTCTGTGCACAACCCTTTGCTTTCTGAcctccactttttcttttcttttgctccTTTTGTACCCACCACCAATTCCTCCCCTGCCCCTCCCATTCTCCTCCCCTCCTGCTGTCACGTCTGTATTGGGCTCTATGTGCTTTATTTCTCTGCTTCCTCCCCATCGAGTGATTGAAGAGCGTGGGCTTCATGAGCTACTCTTACCTTGATTGTTTTGGTCTGCAGTTTGAGACCGTTGAGCGTGTTGATGGCCTTGTCGGCATCGTTGGGATCCACATAGTTTACAAAGCCATAGCCCAAACTCTGGCCTGGAATAATACAAATGAGAATGCATTGGAATGCATGCATTGGACCCTTGCTTTGATGCTAATATCCCTTACTGAATCAAGACCAAATTGCATGGTTACCTGTAATCTTGTCTCTGACTAATTTGCAGGACTCGATTTCTCCGATACTGCCGAAAAGGCTCTTGAACTCCTCTTGGGTCATGTTCTGAGGCAGGTAGTTGACGATCAGGTTGGTTTTGCTGTCGTCTGTGGCGCCATTAGTGCTAATGACAGGGCCGTTAGGCAGGCTAGTTCCACTCGGACCATTGGACACCTGGGTTTCCATGGTGCTGATTATCTGCAGGTGGAAAAATGACAAATGACACTCTAAGATGGTGCAGTTTGGGTGAAAACGCATACATTGAGGGGCGTAATGCTTGGCATACTGGTTGAGAGGTTAAAAATCAATGAATCTGAGTGGTAGAGGGCTATAGAAGAGAACAATATCCCACAATATCCCCCCTCCCCTCCTCCTCTGACATCCTCCCTCACTTCAACTCTCTCCATCAGCCCCTGGCCCTGCAGATGTCACAGTCCTTTCACTCTTTCCCAGCCCCCTTTATGCTATCCAGGGTCATTCAGCGTTACATCACAAGCCTCTAAGAGGATGGGCATGAAAGTACATGTAAATGCGAAAACtatgttttttacatttccttttaAGAAAATGCAGTTCAGATGAATAAAGATCAATTAATACCTTGTTTATGTGAAAAGCATGAGTGTGTGCATATGTCTGGGTCTTGGGTTCATCCATGTTGCTGTGGAGTACAGCATGATGCTTAATTTGGCCTATAGGGAATTTTCAAAGAACAGATGTATGAAGGTTTTAGACGCTACTTTAGTCTTTAACGTTCCCTTTCTGTCCCAACGCACAACTGGAGTGGTGCTCTGCACCGTACCATAAGCGATCTGTCATTTTTAtctcttttgtaatttttttttcttcatatttttccCAAGGCTGCTACTCTCCAGAATTACAAATTGGCATATGTAATGTATGTTCATGTATTAGTCATCCTTAGTTGACTGAAAGCACTCTTTCCCAGTGAACAGCCCCTGGGGTGGAACAGGGTGTCTCACCAACTTAATTAACAATGCATCCGCAATCTTTTTGTTTTGAGTCCCACAATCAACAGGCAGAATGATATGTtacaagtctctctctctctttttttttatttttatgatcttTCCAGGAAAGTAATTGGAAATACATTAAATTGTATCTGATATCtaattaagcattttattttacaatgtttgtTCAGTTGCAAAGGTGAATTTAAAGTAGTATGGGAAGTTTGATCCTTTGTTCTACCTTCAGTATTGCCTCTTCCTCTCATCTCTCTGTAACGCACTTCTTCCTCTCATCTCTTTCTTCAGTGAAATGATTTATTCTTGCCTTGAGCCTTACCTCTAACCAGGTTGCCCAGGTAACAGCAGCTTGACGACTGTTGCTATTGGCTGGCTTCTTGACTTTTAGCAAAGCtcgcatgtatgtgtgtatattcgAGCGCTCGGTTAAAATCACTTTTTATCTTGCATTAATAAAATAAGCTTTCGGGGCAGCCAGAATTTATATCTCAAGCAAATTGACACTGACAAGGAGAAAGCTCAGAGAGCTGAGTTATTAAAGCACTGCAAACATGGATCTAGGCAAAACTGACAATTTCAGTGTCACCCGAGCAGGAATTTCCAAGGAAAGGGTGTTCGTTTGATCACAAATGGGGATAAAATGGCATTTTTTGCTTGGACAGTAGCCCATAGCCTGTATAGCCTGGGAAATATCTCGGGTTTAGAAAGTAAACTCAGACAGGCACTGTCTACGTGTTGCCACAAACAGAGTGAGTCTTGACACAAAGTGACAGGATCAGGGCAAACGGGATTCGTGAACTGAAGTAAACCTCCCTATGGCAAGCCACCCATCCTCAGAGATGAATGTAGTGAGTTACAAAATGCACAGGCTCTTCGACCACACAGACTGACACGTACACTATCCTACAGCCCAGATACTGGCACCAGCACAGCAGAGATAGAGGTGGAAGATCACTTCATCCCAAAATACATGATTCACAGAGACAGGCGAGAGACTGCTTACTGCTGGATTTCCTACCACAGCGCTGCTTAAACATCACACATCTTATCAACTGTCCCTGAAttaaagctattaaaaataagCCTTACAAAGCAAAACATGGCCACAGAGCGGGCTTTGACATTCCCATCCCAGCCTGTACTTTTCTATTTCAAGGAGAGTTCTCCCTCAATATTTAATGCACCGCATCTGCATCGCCTACACGAGGGCCCAGACTTACACACAAACAAGAGCCCTGCATCCCATGAGCAAAACCTGTTACCTTCCCACCAGCGcacaaataatgataaatgaCTGCAAAGATTCCTCTTAGTGAGTCAGTAATGAGAGTGTGCTGAAATGACCATCAAGCCTTGTCAAtcaaaagaagtttttttttattttttttattttttgtcatgttgAATGACACAATatacaaatgtaagaaaaaacaTAGCTTTATTATAGAAAACCCACTTGGTTTAGCTGCCACCATTTTTTTCTTGGGAGATAAATCAGACCGACTTCAGTATAAATGTagattactttaaaatattacagtaaattaaaatgcattaacgCATCATGCCAGAAAACgtattaaaagataaaaataaaaacaggcctGAAATCAGCATGAGATAAAAAGCAATCTGTCTGTGAAGACTATCCACTCGCGTCACTTCCTTAATGTCCCTGTGCAGGGAGGGAgccattttcttaaaataaacacAGTCTTGCACAAGATCCGGCGAGGTAAACAAATAAAGCATAAGGCTGATCTAATCTGTAGCCTAGCTGTATGTAACATGTCAACATCAATTTGCAGACTGCCAGGGTAGCGATTCCCAGTATTATCAGTTAACGTTAGGCTATTGAAAAATGAATCTGTGCTCGTGACACTGCTGACGCCTAATGCAGACTTTAATTTTATCATTTCTAATTCATAAACGTAGCTACGTGTCTGGACGGGCCTCCTGACTGAAATGGGAATGTTGGATTGCCAATAGGCCgtttcagtaacagattacaGGATTATCCTAAACAAAGGGCATTAGCCACACTCTCACTGCAGCTTAAGGGATCACAGTGGCAGCTGTAAAACAACAGGACACAAGTCAAAACTGAACGGATAAATCCTTtgctttgttgtttatttttgtcgGTGAATTGGGTTACTTTAACTcgtggggaaaaaaaatctgcagCGTGAAAGAGCATTGATTTATCACGCGAATTCACACGTCTCTCTTGTATTCCCCCAAATAgcgttattttatttaaaaactgtttttatgcctttttaaaaataattagttttataaTTCTACAAGAACGCCAGAAACGTTTAACGGGAAGAAAAGGCGCTAGCGGTATCCCGGTATTCCTGTTCGGTCGCTATCCAGAGTGCTGAATCCGGGAGTGGCTCAACACGCACAACTACCTACAAAACATCCTTGGTGTCGCGCGCTCCGTTTTATCAAGTGGACATTAAGCTCTTGATGTCGTCTTCATAAATAAACACGTTTACGAATCGTTAAAACTCGTTATCCTCTCGTCCTTTGATTGGACAAGTGCGCGTGTGCTTCTGTGGGCATTCACAAATCCGAGCTCCTTTTTGCTGAATAAACGTATTGACACGAGCGAACAAAAGAGCCACCCGTTCCTCCTCTACAGAGACCGTGGCAGCACTATGAATATTAATGTAAACAGTGGCGCTTTGTGTCGAGGCCAGAGGCTGCGGGACTCTCCGGGAACAATGAACATTGCAACTGTCTTCACTTCTTCACTGCTATTCTACAAGACAATTTTAAAATAacgaaaattataataataacaaacgtaattaaatgtacatttaaataatgtcatCAAATAAATGCCTCTAGCTAATTATGTAACAACTGTATAATATTCTGTTCTAGGTAAGTTAGctgacagttttttcttcttAACCGAAATCCATATTTAAGTGGCCTGGTCgtaatatttaacaattataaTTTGATTATTATTGGCTGTAATATTAGTTTCTGTAGCCCAGGCTACAAGATCTGTTCAAAATAATCACCGTTTAAATTCATAATAGACGAGGTCTGTGATTCTGTAACGTTCGTAACGGCTTCCCTTGACCGCACACAAATACTGTCAAACGTGTTTTTTTAAACGCCGTGTTATTCTTTAATTGACAAACTCTTTATTAGCGATAAATGGCGAGCTCGTGTGTTCAGACGGATGTGTTGTGTTGTGCACCTCGCTGTGATGTCCTTGTCCTTGAATTGCGTATCTGCTCCTGGAGAAGGTTATCTGACTCAACGGTTTTACGAGCTTGGCACTGCGGTAGAGGCTCGTGCTCACGGAGGACTGCGGAACAACATGCCGAGAGGCCCGTCATTCATTCATCACACCGTCTACCGAGACTTAAAACGAAAGAGAAGCGCGTCGTTTCGCATCGCCTTTTGTTTGAGGTCAGTCTAACACAAGGCAGGCTGTCCTTCACAGCAGACGGACATAACGTTACTGATTTGTGAGGACCAGAGGCCTCTAACCTCAAACGCAAAATGTTGTGTGGCTGCCAAATGTTGAGTGTAATTTCCAAAGAGCGTTCAAATTAATTAGGCTATTACTAAACGAGTCTCCAACCAGGGTTTAGTAGCTATTATCACATTTTTCGGACAAGAAACAAAGACGGTCATCCTGAAAATACGCCTCGTGTAGAGCAGGCCTGAAGAATTAAACGTCATTAATTAATCTTAGAATATTAAACAGTCACCCGTGGGTCCGTTTCAAATACCTGCTCGTATTCAAATAAGctattttttgttcatgtttacaCAGAGCAAATGTACGTGGAGATAGTGGTTCTGTGCGAGTGCCAGCATCGCTGATTTCTATTGGAGAAGACACGCCCAAAACGCTTTCCCTCAAGGCCTTTGTATTCCCTTCCTAATGCTTATTTACACACTTCGGTGTGTATATGAGTATATGAAAAATGAACTTACTAAGATATCGATAGAAATGTGGGATATTTAGCCGTTCCCATACATCACATGACATCTCGCAGTTTCCTCTCTCGCGGTCTCTTATATATAGCATCGCAAGCCTTAGGAATTTCGTCCTGCCTGATTCAATCCCAACTAACAGATGCATAACATCTCCCCTCCCCCTCTGAGTGACTCGACCCTTTCCTTTGCCTTTGCTCTTCGATGGGCTCTCAGCATCCGAGGCGTCGTGTTTTGTCTCGAGCATCCTTCCCGAGCCAGGAGTGTGCCCTCTCACGCCCTTCTTCTGCCTCCGCCGCACCTCAGCTATTTCTGAGGAATTCCTCAGCGCTCTTTGTTAACAATGGCTAATTATCGCTTGCACGCGTTTAATTAGCGGATGTAGGAATACATGCATGTTGCGAAGGGTACTTTACGTATTACGATTGATGACGAATGCCTTGTAAGGAAAGGAGAAAGCAATGTTTTGATTCTCTTCAGAAAGACAAGCGAACTCGTCTGTAGCTATGCTCACGCATGCCTGTATCACATTACTTATACCCCGGGCTAATCGTTAATCTTGTTCACGGAATCCGCGATTAGATGCGCCAGTATGTTTGACCAAATGCTGTGTGTATGTTTTAGCTAGCTTGTATTTAAATACCCTATATTTTAAGATGAATTTTATATACTTGCTGTCTGTTGTGAGGGTGTTCTGTGGTGCtgatgctgttgttgtttttcatgagATAGACCGGAAAAGGGTATACTTACAGTAACCATTCTTGAGCAACAAAGATGATATTGATCTAGGTCCTTCAATACACAGGTCTTCAGGCCGTCTTGCGGATATTACGCCGTGGCTCGAGAACAGCAGATGTCAGGTTCCaaacgaaaagaaaaaaaaagaaaaaggaaaaacgaCAGTCTTCGGCAAGAAAGCTCAGCCCGTGCGATTGTAGTTTTCCTCAGCAGTGTGAAAATGAGGAGACGGGGGTTTTCTTCAGGACGATGATGAGTGAGAGATTTCTCTCCGTGTGGCGTGGGCGATGGTTCAGAAAAAAGAGAAGCAGTGATCCCCAGTAGGGTGTGTCCAGGGGAGGGTGTTGTGGTCTGCTGTTGTGTATTTCCCAGCTCCTCGCAGGCTCCTTCTGTGCCTCTGCTGCAATGTTCTTCTTTTATGTGTCCTTCTGGCTGGCAGAGCTTGCTGCTGATTGGCTAATTGTGCAGGGAGGGTACTACATGGCAGCCATTGCAATGCGCTCCTCTCCCATTATCCCCTTCACCATCACTCCACTCTTCCTTTTGCCCTCCCTTTCTtcctgccccccccccctccaaacaCACATGCAGAGCTGAGTGAATAGAGCTCCACCTGCACTCCGAACAGATGGGTGCAGAAAAAGACAGGAGCCATGCTTTCGCCTACTCtttacccctctctctctcatcctctaGTTTTCTTGATTATTTGTCCTTGCAGCGCAGCTCTTCTTCTCAAATTTCATCTTTTCAGTCTGACGCGCTGCATTTCTACGAATGCTGTGCATGAGTCCGGCATTTGTTCACCGGCAGAATGGCTGTGCAAAGGCATAACTGTGTGAA
This region includes:
- the LOC127952803 gene encoding ELAV-like protein 3 isoform X4 — translated: MVTIISTMETQVSNGPSGTSLPNGPVISTNGATDDSKTNLIVNYLPQNMTQEEFKSLFGSIGEIESCKLVRDKITGQSLGYGFVNYVDPNDADKAINTLNGLKLQTKTIKVSYARPSSASIRDANLYVSGLPKTMSQKDMEQLFSQYGRIITSRILVDQVTGISRGVGFIRFDKRNEAEEAIKGLNGQKPLGAAEPITVKFANNPSQKTGQALLTQLYQTAARRFTGPLHHQTQRFRLDNLLNASYGVKRFSPITIDSMTSLAGVNLTGPTGAGWCIFVYNLSPEADESVLWQLFGPFGAVTNVKVIRDFTTNKCKGFGFVTMTNYDEAAMAIASLNGYRLGDRVLQVSFKTSKQHKA
- the LOC127952803 gene encoding ELAV-like protein 3 isoform X7, giving the protein MVTIISTMETQVSNGPSGTSLPNGPVISTNGATDDSKTNLIVNYLPQNMTQEEFKSLFGSIGEIESCKLVRDKITGQSLGYGFVNYVDPNDADKAINTLNGLKLQTKTIKVSYARPSSASIRDANLYVSGLPKTMSQKDMEQLFSQYGRIITSRILVDQVTGISRGVGFIRFDKRNEAEEAIKGLNGQKPLGAAEPITVKFANNPSQKTGQALLTQLYQTAARRFTGPLHHQTQRFRFSPITIDSMTSLAGVNLTGPTGAGWCIFVYNLSPEADESVLWQLFGPFGAVTNVKVIRDFTTNKCKGFGFVTMTNYDEAAMAIASLNGYRLGDRVLQVSFKTSKQHKA
- the LOC127952803 gene encoding ELAV-like protein 3 isoform X2, which gives rise to MVTIISTMETQVSNGPSGTSLPNGPVISTNGATDDSKTNLIVNYLPQNMTQEEFKSLFGSIGEIESCKLVRDKITGQSLGYGFVNYVDPNDADKAINTLNGLKLQTKTIKVSYARPSSASIRDANLYVSGLPKTMSQKDMEQLFSQYGRIITSRILVDQVTGISRGVGFIRFDKRNEAEEAIKGLNGQKPLGAAEPITVKFANNPSQKTGQALLTQLYQTAARRFTGPLHHQTQRFRLDNLLNASYGVKSSPSFVPRFSPITIDSMTSLAGVNLTGPTGAGWCIFVYNLSPEADESVLWQLFGPFGAVTNVKVIRDFTTNKCKGFGFVTMTNYDEAAMAIASLNGYRLGDRVLQVSFKTSKQHKA
- the LOC127952803 gene encoding ELAV-like protein 3 isoform X3, producing MVTIISTMETQVSNGPSGTSLPNGPVISTNGATDDSKTNLIVNYLPQNMTQEEFKSLFGSIGEIESCKLVRDKITGQSLGYGFVNYVDPNDADKAINTLNGLKLQTKTIKVSYARPSSASIRDANLYVSGLPKTMSQKDMEQLFSQYGRIITSRILVDQVTAGISRGVGFIRFDKRNEAEEAIKGLNGQKPLGAAEPITVKFANNPSQKTGQALLTQLYQTAARRFTGPLHHQTQRFRLDNLLNASYGVKRFSPITIDSMTSLAGVNLTGPTGAGWCIFVYNLSPEADESVLWQLFGPFGAVTNVKVIRDFTTNKCKGFGFVTMTNYDEAAMAIASLNGYRLGDRVLQVSFKTSKQHKA
- the LOC127952803 gene encoding ELAV-like protein 3 isoform X1; translation: MVTIISTMETQVSNGPSGTSLPNGPVISTNGATDDSKTNLIVNYLPQNMTQEEFKSLFGSIGEIESCKLVRDKITGQSLGYGFVNYVDPNDADKAINTLNGLKLQTKTIKVSYARPSSASIRDANLYVSGLPKTMSQKDMEQLFSQYGRIITSRILVDQVTAGISRGVGFIRFDKRNEAEEAIKGLNGQKPLGAAEPITVKFANNPSQKTGQALLTQLYQTAARRFTGPLHHQTQRFRLDNLLNASYGVKSSPSFVPRFSPITIDSMTSLAGVNLTGPTGAGWCIFVYNLSPEADESVLWQLFGPFGAVTNVKVIRDFTTNKCKGFGFVTMTNYDEAAMAIASLNGYRLGDRVLQVSFKTSKQHKA
- the LOC127952803 gene encoding ELAV-like protein 3 isoform X6, which gives rise to MVTIISTMETQVSNGPSGTSLPNGPVISTNGATDDSKTNLIVNYLPQNMTQEEFKSLFGSIGEIESCKLVRDKITGQSLGYGFVNYVDPNDADKAINTLNGLKLQTKTIKVSYARPSSASIRDANLYVSGLPKTMSQKDMEQLFSQYGRIITSRILVDQVTAGISRGVGFIRFDKRNEAEEAIKGLNGQKPLGAAEPITVKFANNPSQKTGQALLTQLYQTAARRFTGPLHHQTQRFRFSPITIDSMTSLAGVNLTGPTGAGWCIFVYNLSPEADESVLWQLFGPFGAVTNVKVIRDFTTNKCKGFGFVTMTNYDEAAMAIASLNGYRLGDRVLQVSFKTSKQHKA
- the LOC127952803 gene encoding ELAV-like protein 3 isoform X5; translation: MVTIISTMETQVSNGPSGTSLPNGPVISTNGATDDSKTNLIVNYLPQNMTQEEFKSLFGSIGEIESCKLVRDKITGQSLGYGFVNYVDPNDADKAINTLNGLKLQTKTIKVSYARPSSASIRDANLYVSGLPKTMSQKDMEQLFSQYGRIITSRILVDQVTAGISRGVGFIRFDKRNEAEEAIKGLNGQKPLGAAEPITVKFANNPSQKTGQALLTQLYQTAARRFTGPLHHQTQRFSSPSFVPRFSPITIDSMTSLAGVNLTGPTGAGWCIFVYNLSPEADESVLWQLFGPFGAVTNVKVIRDFTTNKCKGFGFVTMTNYDEAAMAIASLNGYRLGDRVLQVSFKTSKQHKA